A region of Lycium barbarum isolate Lr01 chromosome 3, ASM1917538v2, whole genome shotgun sequence DNA encodes the following proteins:
- the LOC132632438 gene encoding CDT1-like protein a, chloroplastic isoform X2, translating into MEKTNNAVAEEGVLDVKNQSFLLGTEKSSFQSPLPLEKRGITGVATGFSSVTPARKNEQSHITHEIDIAELPEKYRNLSEFFDHMLCSLRLLSLRKRSPTFQNVSSQVEVLTGRKFTHRHLAQIKYIIPEAIQIDKLLVHDAKTICMKPDVKITLHFDVVEDDQEQSKFMTLSSLFASKLMGFLHKHAQDCDIPEAILPDPFNQSCLTSNADKSPIGLSSSHESKSLSSSHLCPSFSPRFSRQTASAEAKLDHLSVPLSTCSTCESECTLNQELDSKRTIPESFKSSINLNNVEASQPIPACSLVGNESERTPVKILSESELMVETPALPTPKRSVPMTEDKHKKMTDQDSVVSNVTVKRSLDFFTLAGEETHDVLKMERKTISKEDHVNADICPHEERSCSFSKEAKIYQRHLTAARQESFGLSDLVRLIHRIFQSVGCRSMTKVELVHKIIVNDYDIDENTDVEGQIEVLERLVPDWLCKKSAPTGDLLYSIKKVSDLNSVCERVVGV; encoded by the exons ATGGAGAAAACAAACAATGCAGTAGCTGAAGAAGGAGTTCTGGATGTCAAAAATCAAAGCTTTCTGCTCGGGACAGAGAAGTCAAGTTTTCAATCTCCTTTACCTTTGGAGAAGAGGGGGATCACTGGAGTTGCAACAGGTTTTTCATCTGTTACACCAGCGAGAAAGAACGAGCAATCACACATTACACATGAAATAGATATCGCTGAGCTTCCTGAAAA ATACAGAAACTTGTCAGAGTTCTTTGATCACATGCTTTGCTCGTTGAGGTTGCTCAGTCTACGAAAACGGTCACCTACTTTTCAGAACGTATCCAGTCAGGTTGAAGTACTGACAGGAAG AAAATTCACACACAGGCATCTTGCACAGATAAAGTACATAATTCCTGAAGCCATTCAGATAGATAAATTACTGGTACATGATGCAAAGACCATATGCATGAAGCCAGATGTTAAAATTACCTTGCATTTTGATGTTGTGGAAGATGACCAAGAACAATCGAAGTTTATGACCCTCAGCAGTCTTTTTGCATCCAAACTGATGGGTTTTCTCCATAAACATGCTCAG GATTGCGACATCCCCGAAGCCATACTTCCTGACCCGTTTAACCAAAGCTGCCTCACTAGCAATGCAGACAAGTCGCCTATTGGTTTATCAAGTTCTCATGAATCCAAATCATTATCGTCATCCCATCTCTGTCCATCCTTCAGTCCACGCTTTTCTCGGCAAACGGCTTCTGCAGAAGCAAAACTAGATCACCTCTCGGTACCTTTGTCCACATGCTCAACTTGTGAATCTGAGTGTACATTGAATCAGGAACTTGACTCTAAAAGGACAATTCCTGAGTCATTCAAATCTTCCATCAACCTGAACAATGTTGAAGCGAGCCAACCTATACCGGCTTGTAGTTTGgttggaaatgaaagtgaaaGAACTCCTGTGAAGATTCTGTCTGAGAGTGAACTAATGGTTGAAACACCTGCTCTGCCCACACCAAAGAGATCGGTGCCTATGACCGAAGATAAGCACAAGAAAATGACAGATCAAGACTCTGTTGTTTCCAATGTAACTGTCAAAAGGTCATTAGATTTTTTTACATTGGCTGGAGAAGAGACGCATGATGTCCTTAAAATGGAAAGGAAGACGATTTCAAAGGAAGATCACGTTAATGCTGATATATGCCCTCATGAG GAAAGGAGTTGCTCCTTTAGCAAGGAAGCGAAGATTTATCAAAGACATTTAACTGCAGCCCGGCAGGAATCCTTTGGTTTATCCGATCTTGTTCGTCTGATTCACCGCATTTTTCAGTCTGTTGGCTGTCGTTCGATGACTAAAGTGGAACTTGTTCACAAGATCATAGTGAATGACTATGATATTGATGAGAACA CTGATGTGGAAGGGCAGATAGAAGTTCTTGAGAGGCTAGTTCCAGATTGGCTATGCAAGAAATCTGCTCCTACTGGAGACCTTTTGTACAG TATCAAGAAAGTTTCGGACTTGAACTCTGTCTGCGAAAGGGTTGTAGGTGTATGA
- the LOC132632438 gene encoding CDT1-like protein a, chloroplastic isoform X1, with protein sequence MEKTNNAVAEEGVLDVKNQSFLLGTEKSSFQSPLPLEKRGITGVATGFSSVTPARKNEQSHITHEIDIAELPEKYRNLSEFFDHMLCSLRLLSLRKRSPTFQNVSSQVEVLTGRKFTHRHLAQIKYIIPEAIQIDKLLVHDAKTICMKPDVKITLHFDVVEDDQEQSKFMTLSSLFASKLMGFLHKHAQDCDIPEAILPDPFNQSCLTSNADKSPIGLSSSHESKSLSSSHLCPSFSPRFSRQTASAEAKLDHLSVPLSTCSTCESECTLNQELDSKRTIPESFKSSINLNNVEASQPIPACSLVGNESERTPVKILSESELMVETPALPTPKRSVPMTEDKHKKMTDQDSVVSNVTVKRSLDFFTLAGEETHDVLKMERKTISKEDHVNADICPHEVQERSCSFSKEAKIYQRHLTAARQESFGLSDLVRLIHRIFQSVGCRSMTKVELVHKIIVNDYDIDENTDVEGQIEVLERLVPDWLCKKSAPTGDLLYSIKKVSDLNSVCERVVGV encoded by the exons ATGGAGAAAACAAACAATGCAGTAGCTGAAGAAGGAGTTCTGGATGTCAAAAATCAAAGCTTTCTGCTCGGGACAGAGAAGTCAAGTTTTCAATCTCCTTTACCTTTGGAGAAGAGGGGGATCACTGGAGTTGCAACAGGTTTTTCATCTGTTACACCAGCGAGAAAGAACGAGCAATCACACATTACACATGAAATAGATATCGCTGAGCTTCCTGAAAA ATACAGAAACTTGTCAGAGTTCTTTGATCACATGCTTTGCTCGTTGAGGTTGCTCAGTCTACGAAAACGGTCACCTACTTTTCAGAACGTATCCAGTCAGGTTGAAGTACTGACAGGAAG AAAATTCACACACAGGCATCTTGCACAGATAAAGTACATAATTCCTGAAGCCATTCAGATAGATAAATTACTGGTACATGATGCAAAGACCATATGCATGAAGCCAGATGTTAAAATTACCTTGCATTTTGATGTTGTGGAAGATGACCAAGAACAATCGAAGTTTATGACCCTCAGCAGTCTTTTTGCATCCAAACTGATGGGTTTTCTCCATAAACATGCTCAG GATTGCGACATCCCCGAAGCCATACTTCCTGACCCGTTTAACCAAAGCTGCCTCACTAGCAATGCAGACAAGTCGCCTATTGGTTTATCAAGTTCTCATGAATCCAAATCATTATCGTCATCCCATCTCTGTCCATCCTTCAGTCCACGCTTTTCTCGGCAAACGGCTTCTGCAGAAGCAAAACTAGATCACCTCTCGGTACCTTTGTCCACATGCTCAACTTGTGAATCTGAGTGTACATTGAATCAGGAACTTGACTCTAAAAGGACAATTCCTGAGTCATTCAAATCTTCCATCAACCTGAACAATGTTGAAGCGAGCCAACCTATACCGGCTTGTAGTTTGgttggaaatgaaagtgaaaGAACTCCTGTGAAGATTCTGTCTGAGAGTGAACTAATGGTTGAAACACCTGCTCTGCCCACACCAAAGAGATCGGTGCCTATGACCGAAGATAAGCACAAGAAAATGACAGATCAAGACTCTGTTGTTTCCAATGTAACTGTCAAAAGGTCATTAGATTTTTTTACATTGGCTGGAGAAGAGACGCATGATGTCCTTAAAATGGAAAGGAAGACGATTTCAAAGGAAGATCACGTTAATGCTGATATATGCCCTCATGAG GTTCAGGAAAGGAGTTGCTCCTTTAGCAAGGAAGCGAAGATTTATCAAAGACATTTAACTGCAGCCCGGCAGGAATCCTTTGGTTTATCCGATCTTGTTCGTCTGATTCACCGCATTTTTCAGTCTGTTGGCTGTCGTTCGATGACTAAAGTGGAACTTGTTCACAAGATCATAGTGAATGACTATGATATTGATGAGAACA CTGATGTGGAAGGGCAGATAGAAGTTCTTGAGAGGCTAGTTCCAGATTGGCTATGCAAGAAATCTGCTCCTACTGGAGACCTTTTGTACAG TATCAAGAAAGTTTCGGACTTGAACTCTGTCTGCGAAAGGGTTGTAGGTGTATGA